Proteins encoded in a region of the Streptomyces sp. NBC_01298 genome:
- a CDS encoding enoyl-CoA hydratase/isomerase family protein produces MTISLEVSEGVGVIRLDRPPMNALDIATQDRLRELAVEATDRADVRTVVIYGGEKVFAAGADIKEMQTMDHAAMVARSRGLQDAFTAVAKIPKPVVAAVTGYALGGGCELALCADYRIAGDNAKLGQPEILLGLIPGAGGTQRLSRLIGPSKAKDLIFTGRMVKADEALALGLVDRVVPAAEVYEQAHAWAAKLAQGPALALRAAKECVDAGLETDIDTGLTIERGWFAGLFATEDRERGMRSFVEEGPGKAKFL; encoded by the coding sequence ATGACCATCTCTCTCGAAGTCTCCGAAGGCGTCGGCGTCATCCGGCTGGACCGGCCGCCCATGAACGCCCTGGACATCGCCACCCAGGACCGGCTGCGCGAGCTCGCCGTGGAGGCGACCGACCGGGCCGACGTCCGTACGGTCGTCATCTACGGCGGCGAGAAGGTGTTCGCGGCCGGCGCGGACATCAAGGAGATGCAGACGATGGACCACGCGGCCATGGTGGCCCGGTCCCGCGGACTGCAGGACGCCTTCACCGCCGTGGCCAAGATCCCCAAGCCCGTGGTCGCGGCCGTCACCGGCTACGCGCTGGGCGGCGGCTGCGAGCTGGCCCTCTGTGCGGACTACCGGATCGCCGGAGACAACGCGAAGCTCGGCCAGCCCGAGATCCTGCTCGGCCTGATCCCCGGCGCGGGCGGCACCCAGCGGCTGTCCCGGCTGATCGGCCCCTCCAAGGCCAAGGACCTCATCTTCACCGGCCGCATGGTCAAGGCCGACGAGGCGCTGGCCCTCGGCCTCGTGGACCGGGTGGTCCCGGCCGCCGAGGTCTACGAGCAGGCGCACGCGTGGGCCGCGAAGCTCGCGCAGGGCCCGGCCCTCGCGCTGCGCGCCGCCAAGGAGTGCGTGGACGCGGGGCTGGAGACCGACATCGACACCGGGTTGACCATCGAACGGGGCTGGTTCGCGGGCCTGTTCGCCACCGAGGACCGCGAGCGCGGGATGCGCAGCTTCGTCGAGGAGGGTCCGGGGAAGGCGAAGTTCCTCTAG
- a CDS encoding ATP-binding protein, with protein MAGLEGVEQPRQRSSASAVRLTAALEDELGLKALELYGSPAEAEVTLPSMPESASTARRLTQCVVVRLWGLSPQIAEHTVLLVSELVGNAVRHTGARSFGLRMLRRRGWIRVEVRDPSRGLPCLMPVHEMDTTGRGLFLVDKLSDRWGADLLPRGKITWFEMRVADRQGP; from the coding sequence ATGGCGGGTCTGGAGGGTGTGGAACAGCCGCGGCAGCGCAGTAGCGCTTCCGCCGTACGGCTCACGGCGGCCCTGGAGGACGAACTGGGCCTCAAAGCGCTGGAGTTGTACGGAAGCCCGGCCGAGGCGGAGGTGACGCTGCCCTCGATGCCCGAATCGGCGAGCACCGCCCGCCGGCTGACGCAGTGCGTGGTCGTGCGCCTGTGGGGGCTGTCGCCGCAGATCGCCGAGCACACGGTCCTGCTGGTCTCGGAGCTCGTGGGCAACGCCGTCCGGCACACCGGAGCCCGTTCCTTCGGTTTACGCATGCTCAGGCGGCGCGGCTGGATCCGCGTGGAGGTGCGCGACCCCTCGCGCGGGCTGCCCTGCCTGATGCCGGTGCACGAGATGGACACCACCGGGCGGGGGCTGTTCCTCGTCGACAAGCTCTCGGACCGCTGGGGCGCGGACCTGCTGCCGCGCGGAAAGATCACCTGGTTCGAGATGCGGGTCGCCGACCGGCAGGGCCCCTGA
- a CDS encoding YncE family protein, translating to MTTTRLPRKATALLAGLVLAALAGCGAADKGPAEALGTKGPAVPAKAVPAVPPGLAGMPPLLDPNDVYAADRPNKLSPVVKDFPSRVYVPNTSSNTVSVIDPVTYKVIDTIPVGIQPQHVVPSWDMKTLWVNNNRGHTLTPINPATGEAGKPVEVHDPYNLYFTPNGKYAVVMASMDKELVFRDPHTMDRVKTVPVTCFGVNHADFSADGRYFIVSCEFSGELLKVDTEKMEVIGQQKLPFEGAMPQDVKVSPDGKTFYVADMMAHGMWVLGGDKFETPKLLPTGKGCHGLYVSRDSKEMYVSNRGEGSVSVFDFTQNKLTKKWELPDGGSPDMGGVSADGKVLWLSGRYNSEVYAIDTTTGKQLAKIPVGSGPHGLAVYPQPGRYSLGHTGIFR from the coding sequence ATGACGACCACCCGCCTTCCCCGGAAGGCCACCGCGCTGCTGGCCGGCCTGGTCCTCGCCGCCCTCGCCGGCTGCGGAGCGGCCGACAAGGGACCCGCCGAGGCGCTCGGCACGAAGGGGCCCGCCGTGCCCGCCAAGGCCGTGCCCGCCGTGCCGCCGGGCCTCGCCGGCATGCCGCCGCTCCTCGATCCGAACGACGTCTACGCGGCCGACCGGCCGAACAAGCTCTCCCCGGTGGTCAAGGACTTCCCGTCCCGCGTCTACGTGCCGAACACCAGCTCCAACACGGTGTCCGTCATCGACCCGGTCACGTACAAGGTCATCGACACCATCCCCGTCGGCATCCAGCCCCAGCACGTGGTCCCCTCCTGGGACATGAAGACCCTCTGGGTCAACAACAACCGGGGCCACACGCTCACCCCGATCAACCCGGCCACCGGCGAGGCCGGAAAGCCCGTGGAAGTGCACGACCCGTACAACCTGTACTTCACGCCCAACGGCAAGTACGCGGTGGTCATGGCCTCCATGGACAAGGAGCTGGTCTTCCGCGATCCGCACACGATGGACCGCGTGAAGACCGTCCCGGTGACCTGCTTCGGCGTCAACCACGCGGACTTCTCCGCGGACGGCCGCTACTTCATCGTGAGCTGCGAGTTCTCCGGCGAACTGCTCAAGGTCGACACCGAGAAGATGGAGGTCATCGGCCAGCAGAAGCTCCCCTTCGAGGGAGCGATGCCTCAGGACGTCAAGGTCTCGCCGGACGGAAAGACCTTCTACGTCGCGGACATGATGGCGCACGGCATGTGGGTGCTCGGCGGCGATAAGTTCGAGACCCCCAAGCTGCTGCCCACCGGAAAGGGCTGCCACGGCCTGTACGTCAGCCGCGACTCCAAGGAGATGTACGTCTCCAACCGGGGCGAAGGGTCCGTCTCCGTCTTCGACTTCACGCAGAACAAGCTGACCAAGAAGTGGGAGCTGCCCGACGGCGGCAGTCCCGACATGGGCGGGGTCTCCGCCGACGGCAAGGTGCTGTGGCTCTCGGGCCGTTACAACTCCGAGGTCTACGCCATCGACACCACCACCGGCAAGCAGCTCGCCAAGATCCCGGTGGGCAGCGGCCCGCACGGCCTCGCCGTCTACCCGCAGCCCGGCCGCTACTCCCTCGGCCACACCGGCATCTTCCGGTAG
- a CDS encoding cytochrome P450: MSVEQLEGTGQTTEPLIDFPLSRRGDVLPEECTWLREKAPVAKVRTLTGDPAWLVSSYALAKQVLEDERFSLKDTAGDGVPRQYALTIPPEVVNNMGNINSAGLRNAVMKALNPRQKGLQDRLRATAGELIDQLLAEGGPADLRAGFADPFSAAMHCQVLGVPFEDWRRLMSGLDVAFMTAREPFADSALNWYKDVGYFEQQLKAQLALPAEERTGLLGKFAELKEADQESAHLTDDMFATVAVSLFGAGAVSTSAFLTLAVLALLQKPELIGYLRKHPERMGKAVDELLRWNLSVGDGLPRIAMADIQVGDVLVKEGELVLVLLEGANFDPEAFENPDELDLERESPNANLAFGAGRHFCPASALGRAHAEIALEVLVERLPELRLAVPAENLVWRTGFIKRLPERLPVAW, from the coding sequence ATGAGCGTCGAGCAGCTTGAGGGCACCGGGCAGACCACCGAGCCCCTCATCGACTTCCCGCTCTCGCGGCGCGGCGACGTGCTCCCCGAGGAGTGCACCTGGCTGCGCGAGAAGGCGCCCGTCGCGAAGGTCCGTACCCTCACCGGGGATCCGGCCTGGCTGGTGAGCAGCTACGCGCTGGCCAAGCAGGTGCTGGAGGACGAACGCTTCAGCCTCAAGGACACGGCGGGCGACGGCGTCCCGCGCCAGTACGCGCTGACGATCCCGCCCGAGGTCGTCAACAACATGGGCAACATCAACAGCGCCGGACTGCGCAACGCGGTCATGAAGGCGCTCAACCCGCGACAGAAGGGCCTGCAGGACCGGCTGCGCGCCACGGCCGGCGAGCTCATAGACCAGCTCCTCGCCGAAGGGGGGCCCGCCGACCTGCGGGCCGGCTTCGCCGATCCCTTCTCTGCGGCCATGCACTGCCAGGTGCTGGGCGTGCCGTTCGAGGACTGGCGCCGGCTGATGTCGGGGCTGGACGTCGCGTTCATGACCGCGCGCGAACCGTTCGCCGACTCCGCGCTCAACTGGTACAAGGACGTCGGCTACTTCGAGCAGCAGCTGAAGGCGCAGCTGGCGCTTCCTGCCGAGGAGCGTACGGGGCTCCTCGGCAAGTTCGCCGAGCTGAAGGAGGCGGACCAGGAGTCGGCGCACCTGACCGACGACATGTTCGCCACCGTCGCCGTCTCCCTCTTCGGGGCCGGCGCCGTCTCCACCTCCGCCTTCCTGACCCTGGCGGTCCTGGCGCTGCTGCAGAAGCCCGAGCTGATCGGGTACCTGCGCAAGCATCCGGAGCGCATGGGGAAGGCCGTGGACGAGCTGCTCCGCTGGAACCTGTCCGTCGGCGACGGCCTGCCGCGCATCGCGATGGCGGACATCCAGGTCGGGGACGTGCTGGTCAAGGAGGGCGAGCTGGTGCTCGTCCTGCTGGAGGGGGCCAACTTCGACCCCGAGGCCTTCGAGAACCCCGACGAGCTGGACCTGGAGCGCGAGAGCCCCAACGCCAACCTCGCCTTCGGCGCCGGCCGGCACTTCTGCCCGGCTTCCGCGCTGGGCCGGGCGCACGCCGAGATCGCGCTGGAGGTGCTGGTCGAGCGGCTGCCCGAGCTGCGTCTCGCGGTGCCGGCGGAGAACCTCGTGTGGCGGACCGGCTTCATCAAGCGCCTTCCCGAGCGGCTCCCCGTCGCCTGGTGA
- a CDS encoding polysaccharide deacetylase family protein, with amino-acid sequence MLCYPDRRSALRAGAAVAAGALAAACSAPAGPAAPAKAAPDRPAAPDKAAPGKAAPAKAAPAPRRFAGQPVEIGHGPRGGSGVALTFHGNGDPAIAKAVLAEAERAGARVTVLAIGAWLDAHPEMARRILDGGHELGNHTQRHLAINTLPEEQAYAEITGCADRLKRLTGSIGTWFRPSQTQYAAPLVRKLAQRAGYPHVLSYDVDSLDFTSPGAATVVRTVIGPIHAGSVVSLHFGYADTVDAMPPLLEELARRELRAVTTTELLTP; translated from the coding sequence GTGCTCTGCTACCCGGACCGCCGATCCGCTCTCCGTGCCGGCGCGGCGGTCGCCGCCGGCGCCCTCGCCGCCGCCTGTAGTGCCCCCGCCGGCCCCGCGGCCCCGGCGAAGGCCGCCCCGGACAGACCGGCGGCCCCGGACAAGGCGGCCCCGGGCAAGGCCGCGCCGGCGAAGGCGGCCCCCGCCCCGCGCCGGTTCGCCGGTCAGCCCGTGGAGATCGGGCACGGACCCCGCGGCGGGTCCGGCGTCGCGCTCACCTTCCACGGCAACGGCGACCCCGCCATCGCCAAGGCGGTGCTCGCCGAGGCGGAGCGGGCGGGCGCGCGGGTCACGGTCCTGGCCATCGGTGCCTGGCTCGACGCCCACCCGGAGATGGCCCGCCGGATCCTGGACGGCGGCCACGAGCTCGGCAACCACACCCAGCGCCACCTCGCGATCAACACCCTGCCCGAGGAGCAGGCGTACGCCGAGATCACCGGCTGCGCCGACCGGCTCAAACGGCTGACCGGATCCATCGGCACCTGGTTCCGCCCGTCCCAGACCCAGTACGCCGCCCCCCTGGTGCGAAAACTGGCCCAGCGGGCGGGCTACCCGCACGTCCTCTCGTACGACGTGGACTCCCTCGACTTCACCTCGCCCGGTGCCGCGACCGTCGTCCGCACCGTCATCGGCCCGATCCACGCCGGATCGGTGGTGAGCCTGCACTTCGGCTACGCGGACACGGTCGACGCGATGCCGCCCCTCCTCGAAGAACTCGCACGCCGCGAACTGCGCGCGGTGACCACCACGGAGCTGCTGACCCCATGA